One segment of Nostoc piscinale CENA21 DNA contains the following:
- the rplE gene encoding 50S ribosomal protein L5 has product MATTRLKTLYHETIVPKLTNQFQYTNIHQVPKLVKVTVNRGLGEAAQNAKALEASINEIALITGQKPVVTRAKKAIAGFKIRQGMPVGIMVTLRGAKMYAFLDRLISLTLPRIRDFRGISPKSFDGRGNYTLGVREQLIFPEVEYDSIDQIRGLDISIITTAKNDEEGRALLKELGMPFRDQ; this is encoded by the coding sequence ATGGCGACAACAAGACTCAAAACTTTATATCACGAGACAATCGTCCCGAAACTCACAAATCAGTTTCAATACACCAACATTCATCAAGTACCGAAGTTGGTCAAAGTGACTGTTAACCGAGGTTTGGGCGAAGCAGCACAAAACGCTAAAGCTTTAGAAGCTTCTATCAACGAAATTGCCCTCATTACTGGTCAAAAGCCTGTAGTGACAAGAGCAAAAAAAGCGATCGCAGGCTTTAAAATCCGTCAAGGTATGCCTGTTGGGATCATGGTCACTCTCAGAGGCGCGAAAATGTATGCTTTTCTCGACCGCCTCATCAGCTTGACACTACCGAGAATCCGTGACTTTCGCGGTATTAGCCCAAAAAGCTTTGACGGTCGTGGTAACTATACTCTAGGTGTAAGAGAACAGCTAATCTTTCCAGAAGTCGAATACGATAGCATTGATCAAATTCGTGGTCTGGATATTTCGATTATTACTACAGCAAAAAATGACGAAGAGGGCCGCGCTTTACTCAAAGAATTGGGAATGCCCTTTCGCGATCAATAA
- the secY gene encoding preprotein translocase subunit SecY yields the protein MISRDKAPTAQETFMQMAQAAGLRGRLLVTVGILILVRLGIFLPVPGIDRNRFHDAISGSNSIFGLLDIFSGRGLSTLGVFALGILPFINASIIIQLLTAAIPSLENLQKNEGEAGRRKISQITRYVTVGWAILQSTAFSAFFLQQFALTPGPLFVAETAIALTAGSMFVMWASELITERGIGNGASLLIFVNIVASLPKSLGDTIDLVQVGGREIVGRVIVLVLVFLATIVGIVFVQEGIRRIPIISARRQVGRRVLAEQRSYLPLRLNSGGVMPIIFAAAILSLPLLIANFTKNPDLANIVNTYLSPGGSAPWVYALVYLTSIVFFSYFYSSLIVNPVDVAQNLKKMGSSIPGIRPGKATSEYIERVINRLTFLGAIFLGLVAIIPTAVESALKVPTFKGLGATSLLILVGVAIDTAKQVQTYVISQRYEGMVKQ from the coding sequence ATGATCAGTCGAGATAAAGCCCCAACGGCTCAAGAAACTTTTATGCAGATGGCACAAGCAGCTGGGCTAAGAGGCAGGCTGCTTGTCACTGTCGGTATTTTAATTTTGGTTCGCCTAGGTATCTTTTTACCTGTACCTGGAATTGATAGAAATAGATTCCATGATGCCATTTCCGGCAGTAATTCCATATTTGGTTTATTGGATATCTTTTCTGGGCGTGGACTTTCTACTTTGGGAGTCTTTGCTTTAGGGATTCTGCCCTTTATTAATGCGTCCATTATCATCCAATTACTGACTGCGGCTATCCCATCTTTAGAAAATTTACAGAAAAATGAAGGTGAAGCAGGACGGCGGAAAATTTCACAAATTACGCGCTATGTGACTGTAGGTTGGGCAATTCTCCAAAGTACAGCGTTTTCTGCCTTCTTCTTGCAACAATTTGCTTTAACTCCTGGCCCTCTATTTGTAGCTGAAACTGCAATCGCGCTGACCGCAGGTTCTATGTTTGTTATGTGGGCATCCGAACTGATCACAGAACGAGGTATTGGTAACGGTGCATCACTGTTGATTTTTGTCAACATTGTCGCTTCGCTACCTAAATCTCTAGGCGACACCATCGACTTGGTACAAGTTGGCGGTCGAGAAATCGTGGGTCGGGTAATTGTGCTGGTGTTGGTCTTCTTAGCCACCATCGTGGGCATTGTCTTTGTGCAGGAAGGTATTCGCCGCATCCCAATCATTTCGGCTCGTCGTCAAGTAGGTAGAAGAGTTTTGGCAGAACAGCGTAGCTATCTACCCCTACGGCTCAACTCTGGTGGTGTGATGCCAATTATTTTTGCGGCTGCCATTTTGAGTTTGCCATTGCTAATTGCCAACTTTACAAAAAATCCTGACTTGGCAAATATTGTCAATACCTATCTCAGCCCTGGTGGTTCTGCACCTTGGGTATATGCCCTAGTGTATTTAACTTCCATTGTTTTCTTCAGCTACTTCTACTCTTCATTGATTGTGAACCCAGTTGATGTAGCGCAAAACTTGAAAAAAATGGGTTCGAGTATTCCTGGTATTCGTCCAGGAAAAGCGACCAGTGAGTATATCGAGCGAGTTATTAACCGCTTAACTTTCTTGGGAGCTATCTTTTTAGGCTTGGTTGCGATTATTCCTACCGCCGTGGAAAGTGCGTTGAAAGTACCAACCTTCAAGGGACTGGGTGCTACTTCATTGTTAATTCTAGTTGGTGTGGCAATTGACACCGCAAAACAAGTCCAAACCTACGTTATTTCTCAGCGTTATGAAGGAATGGTGAAACAATAG
- a CDS encoding adenylate kinase: protein MTRLIFLGPPGAGKGTQAQVLAEHLHIPHISTGEILRQAMKEQTPLGVKAQSYVDSGELVPDQLVQDLVEERLGQSDAKSGWILDGFPRKVTQAAFLEALLAKTAQGGERVVNLDAPDDIVISRLLARGRKDDTEEVIRRRLEVYRNETAPLINYYSERQRLLTVNGNQSQEEVTSELKQILAS, encoded by the coding sequence GTGACGCGACTAATCTTCTTGGGGCCACCGGGTGCGGGCAAAGGAACTCAAGCTCAGGTTTTGGCAGAACACCTGCATATCCCTCATATTTCCACTGGTGAAATCTTGAGGCAAGCAATGAAGGAGCAAACTCCTTTGGGGGTAAAAGCTCAAAGTTATGTTGATAGCGGTGAGTTAGTTCCTGATCAATTGGTGCAAGACTTAGTGGAGGAACGTCTCGGTCAATCAGATGCCAAATCTGGATGGATTCTAGACGGTTTTCCTCGCAAAGTTACGCAAGCAGCTTTTTTAGAAGCATTGTTGGCAAAAACTGCTCAAGGTGGCGAAAGAGTAGTTAACTTAGATGCACCAGATGATATTGTGATTTCGCGGTTGCTGGCTAGGGGAAGAAAAGATGATACCGAAGAGGTGATTCGTCGTCGCCTAGAAGTGTACCGCAATGAAACTGCACCTTTGATCAACTACTATAGTGAACGCCAAAGGCTGTTAACAGTCAATGGTAATCAATCCCAAGAAGAAGTCACTAGTGAATTGAAACAAATTTTAGCCTCCTAG
- the rpsQ gene encoding 30S ribosomal protein S17: MAIKERVGLVVSDKMQKTVVVAIENRAPHPKYGKIVVKTRRYKAHDEENKCKVGDRVRIQETRPLSKTKRWQVTEILNTKNS, from the coding sequence ATGGCAATCAAAGAACGAGTTGGCTTGGTAGTGAGCGACAAAATGCAAAAAACGGTGGTAGTTGCCATCGAAAACCGCGCTCCCCATCCCAAATACGGCAAGATTGTAGTGAAAACCCGCCGCTATAAAGCTCACGATGAAGAAAACAAATGCAAAGTGGGCGATCGCGTGCGGATTCAGGAAACCAGACCCCTGAGCAAAACCAAACGCTGGCAAGTCACAGAAATCCTCAACACTAAAAACTCATAA
- the rplN gene encoding 50S ribosomal protein L14 gives MIQPQTYLNVADNSGARKLMCIRVLGAGNSRYGFIGDRIIAVVKDAIPNMAVKKSDVVEAVIVRTRHNIRRDSGMTIRFDDNAAVIINKEGNPRGTRVFGPVARELRDKNFTKIVSLAPEVL, from the coding sequence GTGATTCAACCCCAAACTTACTTAAATGTGGCAGATAACAGCGGCGCACGGAAACTAATGTGTATCCGGGTGTTAGGCGCAGGTAATAGCCGTTACGGTTTTATCGGCGACAGAATTATTGCCGTTGTCAAAGATGCCATTCCCAACATGGCTGTGAAAAAATCAGATGTTGTGGAAGCTGTGATTGTTCGCACCCGCCATAACATCCGTCGTGATAGCGGTATGACCATTCGCTTTGATGATAACGCCGCTGTGATCATCAATAAAGAAGGTAATCCTAGAGGTACACGGGTATTCGGCCCAGTAGCAAGGGAACTCCGCGACAAGAACTTTACTAAAATTGTTTCTCTGGCTCCGGAGGTGCTTTAA
- the rplF gene encoding 50S ribosomal protein L6, protein MSRIGKRPITIPSKVQVTIDGTKVVVKGPKGELSRDLPVQVTVNQEGETLQVVRKDDSRTSRQMHGLSRTLVANMVEGVSQGFQRRLEIQGVGYRAQVQGRNLVLNMGFSHQVHIEPPDGIQFAVENNTNVIVSGYDKEVVGNTAAKIRAVRPPEPYKGKGIRYAGEVVRRKAGKTGGKGKK, encoded by the coding sequence ATGTCTCGTATTGGTAAAAGACCAATTACTATTCCCTCCAAAGTGCAAGTCACTATTGATGGCACAAAGGTTGTGGTCAAAGGCCCCAAAGGTGAGCTTTCACGGGATCTACCTGTTCAAGTAACAGTAAACCAAGAAGGCGAAACCTTACAAGTAGTTCGCAAAGATGATTCCCGTACCTCTCGCCAAATGCACGGTTTAAGCCGGACATTGGTAGCCAACATGGTAGAGGGAGTTTCCCAAGGTTTTCAACGTCGTTTGGAAATTCAAGGGGTTGGTTATCGCGCCCAAGTACAAGGACGCAACCTGGTGTTAAACATGGGTTTCAGTCACCAAGTACATATTGAGCCACCAGATGGAATTCAATTTGCAGTAGAAAATAACACTAACGTCATCGTTAGTGGTTATGACAAAGAAGTAGTCGGTAATACAGCTGCTAAGATTCGTGCCGTCCGACCACCAGAACCCTATAAAGGTAAAGGTATTCGCTATGCGGGTGAAGTAGTCAGACGCAAAGCTGGTAAGACCGGAGGTAAAGGTAAGAAATAA
- the rpsC gene encoding 30S ribosomal protein S3, with translation MGQKIHPVGFRLGITQEHQSRWYADPERYPELLQEDYKLRNYIEQKLGRLAQNNAGISEVRIERKADQIDLEVRTARPGVVVGRGGQGIESLRTGLQDLLGGTRQIRINVVEVQRVDADAYLISEYIAQQLERRVSFRRVVRQAIQRAQRAGIQGIKIQVSGRLNGAEIARTEWTREGRVPLHTLRADIDYAYCTAKTIYGILGIKVWVFKGEIIPGQEETQPQPAATREREPRRRQQQRRRQQFEDRSNEG, from the coding sequence GTGGGACAAAAAATTCATCCAGTTGGCTTTCGCCTTGGAATTACCCAAGAACACCAATCCCGGTGGTACGCAGATCCTGAACGCTATCCAGAACTTTTACAAGAAGATTACAAACTGCGTAATTACATCGAACAAAAACTGGGTAGACTCGCTCAAAATAACGCTGGCATTTCCGAAGTCAGAATTGAGCGCAAAGCAGACCAAATTGATTTGGAAGTACGCACAGCCCGCCCTGGTGTAGTTGTAGGTCGTGGTGGACAAGGTATCGAATCCTTACGCACTGGACTGCAAGATTTATTAGGCGGTACTCGTCAAATTCGGATCAACGTCGTCGAAGTCCAAAGAGTTGATGCTGATGCTTACTTGATTTCGGAATACATCGCCCAACAATTAGAACGTCGGGTTTCCTTCCGTCGCGTAGTCCGCCAAGCAATTCAACGGGCGCAACGTGCTGGTATTCAAGGAATTAAAATTCAAGTCAGCGGACGGCTCAATGGTGCGGAAATTGCGCGGACAGAGTGGACGCGCGAAGGTAGAGTACCTCTACACACCTTACGGGCTGATATTGACTACGCTTACTGCACAGCTAAAACCATTTACGGTATTTTGGGCATCAAAGTGTGGGTATTTAAAGGAGAAATTATTCCTGGACAGGAAGAAACTCAACCCCAACCCGCCGCCACCCGCGAACGTGAACCACGTCGCCGTCAACAACAGCGTCGTCGTCAGCAGTTTGAAGACCGTTCCAATGAAGGGTAA
- the rpsE gene encoding 30S ribosomal protein S5 has product MATGRRKANRAKKEETNWQERVIQIRRVSKVVKGGKKLSFRAIVVVGNERGQVGVGVGKASDVIGAVKKGVADGKKHLIDIPITKSNSIPHPIDGVGGGAKVIMRPAAPGTGVIAGGAVRTVLELAGVRNVLAKQLGSNNPLNNARAAVNALSTLRTLAEVAEDRGIAIDKLYI; this is encoded by the coding sequence ATGGCAACAGGTCGTCGTAAAGCTAACCGCGCAAAAAAAGAAGAAACCAACTGGCAAGAGCGGGTAATCCAAATCCGACGTGTGAGCAAGGTAGTTAAGGGTGGTAAAAAACTCAGCTTCCGGGCAATTGTCGTTGTTGGTAACGAACGTGGTCAAGTCGGTGTGGGAGTAGGGAAAGCCTCAGATGTTATCGGTGCTGTGAAAAAAGGCGTAGCCGATGGCAAAAAACACCTAATCGACATTCCAATTACAAAATCTAATTCCATTCCTCATCCGATTGATGGTGTTGGTGGCGGTGCAAAAGTCATCATGCGTCCAGCTGCACCTGGTACTGGTGTAATTGCTGGCGGTGCCGTGCGGACAGTATTGGAATTAGCAGGAGTTCGCAACGTTCTTGCTAAACAACTTGGTTCTAACAACCCACTTAACAATGCTAGAGCCGCTGTTAATGCTCTATCTACCCTACGTACTTTAGCAGAAGTTGCTGAAGACCGTGGTATTGCTATTGACAAACTCTACATTTAG
- the infA gene encoding translation initiation factor IF-1, giving the protein MSKQDLIEMEGTVTESLPNAMFRVDLDNGFNVLAHISGKIRRNYIKILPGDRVKVELTPYDLTKGRITYRLRKK; this is encoded by the coding sequence TTGTCTAAACAAGATTTGATTGAAATGGAAGGTACTGTTACTGAGTCCTTGCCGAACGCGATGTTTCGTGTAGACCTGGACAATGGTTTTAACGTACTAGCCCACATTTCTGGAAAAATTCGCCGCAACTATATCAAAATTTTGCCAGGCGATCGCGTCAAGGTTGAACTCACTCCCTACGACCTGACAAAAGGCCGAATTACCTATAGATTGCGGAAAAAATAA
- the rplV gene encoding 50S ribosomal protein L22, whose protein sequence is MATNTTEVKAIARYIRMSPFKVRRVLDQIRGRSYREALIILEFMPYRACEPVLKLIRSAAANAEHNAGLDRAQLVITQAYADQGPVLKRFQPRAQGRAYQIRKPTCHITVAVAAGETAE, encoded by the coding sequence ATGGCAACTAATACTACAGAAGTAAAAGCGATCGCCCGTTATATACGCATGTCTCCCTTTAAAGTGCGTCGTGTACTCGATCAAATTCGGGGGCGGTCTTACAGAGAAGCGTTAATTATCCTGGAATTCATGCCTTATCGGGCTTGTGAGCCAGTTCTGAAACTAATCAGAAGCGCAGCCGCAAATGCTGAACACAATGCAGGTCTAGACCGCGCTCAACTGGTAATTACTCAAGCTTACGCTGATCAAGGCCCAGTCCTAAAACGTTTCCAACCTAGAGCGCAAGGTCGAGCTTACCAAATTCGCAAACCTACATGTCACATCACAGTAGCTGTAGCTGCTGGTGAGACTGCGGAATAA
- the rplM gene encoding 50S ribosomal protein L13, whose protein sequence is MSKTYLPPQDALEHDWYIVDATDLRLGRLATEIAMILRGKKKPEYTPHIDTGDFVIVINAEKIAVTGKKRTQKLYRRHSGRPGGMKTETFAKLQQRIPERIIEHAVKGMLPKNSLGRQLFTKLKVYAGPTHPHAAQKPQELKISTIPGES, encoded by the coding sequence ATGAGTAAAACCTACCTTCCGCCTCAAGATGCCCTTGAGCATGATTGGTACATAGTAGATGCTACTGACCTACGCCTTGGTCGCCTCGCTACCGAAATCGCTATGATTCTCCGAGGCAAAAAGAAACCGGAATATACACCTCATATAGACACAGGTGACTTTGTGATTGTGATTAATGCCGAGAAAATCGCAGTCACAGGTAAAAAACGGACTCAAAAATTATATCGTCGCCACTCTGGCCGTCCTGGTGGGATGAAGACCGAAACTTTTGCCAAGCTGCAACAGCGCATCCCCGAACGGATTATTGAACATGCTGTTAAAGGTATGCTACCGAAAAATAGCTTGGGTCGGCAGTTGTTTACTAAGCTGAAAGTTTATGCAGGGCCGACTCATCCCCACGCAGCCCAAAAACCTCAAGAATTAAAAATTAGTACAATTCCTGGAGAAAGCTAA
- the rplQ gene encoding 50S ribosomal protein L17 — MRHRCRVKKLGKPADQRRALLRTLTTELVRHGRITTTLIRAKALRSEVDKMITLAKDGSLASRRAALGYIYDKQLVHALFEQAPTRYANRSGGYTRIIHTMPRRGDNAEMAIIELV; from the coding sequence ATGCGTCACCGTTGTCGAGTTAAAAAACTTGGTAAACCAGCTGACCAGCGTCGCGCTCTGTTGCGTACCTTAACAACTGAGCTAGTTCGTCATGGTCGAATTACCACCACTTTGATTAGAGCGAAAGCTTTGCGGAGTGAAGTAGATAAAATGATTACCTTAGCGAAAGACGGCTCCTTAGCATCTCGTCGGGCAGCTTTAGGTTACATATATGACAAGCAACTGGTTCATGCTTTGTTTGAACAAGCTCCTACTCGGTATGCTAATCGGAGTGGTGGTTATACCCGAATTATCCATACCATGCCTCGGCGTGGAGACAATGCCGAAATGGCAATTATTGAACTGGTTTAA
- the rpsM gene encoding 30S ribosomal protein S13 codes for MARIAGVDLPRDKRVEIGLTYIYGIGLSRSQEILAATSVNPDTRVKDLSDADVAALRAEIESNYQVEGDLRRLEGMNIKRLIDIGTYRGRRHRMGLPVRGQRTRTNARTRRGRRQTVAGKKKAPGK; via the coding sequence GTGGCACGTATTGCCGGCGTAGACCTGCCACGCGATAAACGCGTAGAGATTGGTCTAACTTACATTTATGGAATTGGATTATCAAGGTCGCAGGAAATTCTGGCGGCTACAAGTGTCAATCCAGACACTCGTGTGAAAGACTTAAGTGATGCCGATGTCGCAGCCCTACGTGCAGAAATAGAAAGTAACTATCAAGTAGAAGGTGACTTGCGGCGCTTGGAAGGCATGAACATCAAGCGTCTAATTGACATCGGTACCTACAGAGGTCGCCGCCATCGGATGGGTTTACCAGTCAGAGGACAAAGAACTCGTACTAATGCTAGAACCCGCCGTGGCAGAAGGCAGACAGTGGCTGGTAAGAAGAAGGCTCCTGGCAAATAA
- the rplR gene encoding 50S ribosomal protein L18 — translation MKLTRRESKQRRHRRVRGRVSGSPERPRLAVFRSNQHIYAQVIDDTQHHTLVAASTLDAELKANLASGANCEASAQVGKLIAARALEKGITKVVFDRGGNLYHGRIKTLADAAREAGLDF, via the coding sequence ATGAAACTTACTCGTAGAGAATCCAAACAGCGCCGCCACCGCCGCGTCCGTGGTAGAGTTAGCGGCTCTCCAGAACGCCCACGCCTAGCCGTATTTCGTTCTAACCAACATATTTACGCCCAAGTAATTGATGATACTCAGCATCATACTTTAGTGGCAGCCTCAACTTTAGATGCAGAATTAAAAGCAAATTTAGCATCTGGCGCTAACTGCGAAGCCTCAGCACAAGTTGGTAAGTTAATTGCAGCACGCGCATTAGAAAAAGGCATTACCAAAGTAGTTTTTGATCGTGGTGGTAACTTATATCACGGCCGCATCAAAACACTGGCGGATGCAGCACGCGAAGCTGGTTTAGATTTTTAA
- the rpsH gene encoding 30S ribosomal protein S8, with translation MAANDTIADMLTRIRNANMARHQTTQVPATKMTRSIAKVLQEEGFISEYTETGEGVKRHLVISLKYKGKNRQPLITALKRISKPGLRVYSNRKELPRVLGGIGIAIISTSSGIMTDREARRQNLGGEVLCYVW, from the coding sequence ATGGCGGCTAACGACACAATTGCAGATATGCTGACGCGCATCCGCAATGCCAACATGGCAAGGCATCAAACAACACAAGTGCCAGCCACTAAAATGACCCGTAGTATTGCTAAAGTACTACAAGAAGAAGGATTTATTTCAGAATATACAGAAACCGGAGAAGGCGTAAAACGGCACCTGGTGATTTCTCTAAAATACAAAGGGAAAAATCGTCAGCCTTTGATTACTGCCCTCAAACGGATTAGTAAACCTGGTTTACGTGTTTATTCCAACCGAAAAGAACTACCCAGAGTATTAGGCGGTATCGGTATTGCCATTATTTCTACCTCCAGTGGCATTATGACTGACCGTGAAGCTCGCCGTCAGAATTTGGGTGGTGAAGTACTTTGCTACGTCTGGTAG
- the rpsK gene encoding 30S ribosomal protein S11, with protein MARQPTKKTGSKKQKRNVPNGLAYIQSTFNNSIVTITDQNGDVISWASAGSSGFKGAKKGTPFAAQTAAESAARRAIDQGMRQIEVMVSGPGAGRETAIRALQGAGLEITLIRDITPIPHNGCRPPKRRRV; from the coding sequence ATGGCGAGACAACCAACTAAAAAAACTGGGAGTAAAAAGCAAAAGCGGAACGTACCTAACGGACTTGCTTACATCCAATCTACTTTCAACAATAGCATTGTCACCATCACTGATCAAAACGGCGATGTTATTTCTTGGGCAAGTGCTGGTTCCAGTGGTTTTAAGGGAGCTAAAAAAGGAACTCCCTTCGCAGCCCAAACTGCTGCTGAAAGCGCCGCCCGTCGAGCGATTGACCAAGGAATGCGTCAAATTGAAGTGATGGTCAGTGGCCCTGGTGCTGGTAGAGAAACTGCGATTCGCGCACTGCAAGGAGCAGGACTGGAGATTACCCTGATTCGGGATATTACCCCCATTCCTCACAATGGTTGCCGTCCACCAAAGCGCCGTCGAGTCTAG
- the rplP gene encoding 50S ribosomal protein L16, translating to MLSPRRTKFRKQQRGRMAGLAHRGSTLNFGDFALQAQEPAWITSRQIEASRRAMTRYIRRGGKIWIRIFPDKPVTMRPAETRMGSGKGNPEFWVAVVKPGRIMFEIAGVSEEIAREAMRLAAYKLPIKTKFIVRSQIEEEQE from the coding sequence ATGTTAAGTCCTAGAAGAACTAAATTCCGCAAACAACAGCGCGGGCGAATGGCGGGTCTAGCCCACCGGGGTAGCACCCTCAACTTTGGAGATTTTGCTCTCCAAGCCCAAGAACCAGCTTGGATTACCTCTCGGCAAATCGAAGCTTCCCGTCGGGCGATGACTCGTTATATCCGTCGGGGTGGTAAAATCTGGATTCGGATTTTTCCAGATAAACCTGTTACTATGCGTCCGGCAGAAACACGGATGGGTTCTGGTAAAGGTAATCCAGAATTTTGGGTGGCAGTAGTTAAGCCAGGGCGGATTATGTTTGAAATCGCTGGTGTTTCTGAAGAAATCGCCCGTGAAGCTATGCGCCTAGCTGCATACAAACTGCCAATTAAAACCAAATTTATTGTGCGCTCTCAGATAGAAGAGGAGCAGGAGTAG
- the truA gene encoding tRNA pseudouridine(38-40) synthase TruA — protein sequence MQEINQPQQTQRVALVIQYLGTHFHGWQRQKGQRTVQEEIETAIATILGHHVTLHGAGRTDAGVHAAAQVAHFDATGLIPAQKWATVLNSYLPQDIIIRASAPVSNAWHARFSAAYRRYRYTIYTEKRPNLFIKPFSWHYYHEPLDELLIQTAMKPLLGKHHLAAFHRAGSKRKHSWVEVQAAECHRSGSLLHLEIQADGFLYGMVRLLVGMLVQVGAGQRTLANFTEIWQEERREEVKYAAPAQGLCLLRVGYPDFPFSCDIWYDTQPKFSF from the coding sequence ATGCAAGAAATTAACCAGCCGCAACAAACTCAAAGAGTTGCCTTGGTAATTCAATACCTGGGAACTCATTTTCATGGCTGGCAAAGGCAAAAGGGGCAGCGTACAGTCCAAGAAGAAATCGAAACAGCGATCGCGACTATTCTTGGTCATCATGTCACACTACATGGTGCAGGACGTACTGATGCTGGCGTTCATGCTGCTGCACAAGTAGCCCACTTTGATGCTACAGGTTTAATTCCGGCCCAGAAATGGGCAACAGTTCTCAATAGTTATCTGCCACAAGACATCATAATTAGGGCTTCAGCACCAGTAAGTAACGCTTGGCACGCGCGGTTTAGTGCGGCTTATCGGCGATACCGCTACACGATATACACGGAAAAACGACCAAATTTGTTCATTAAACCCTTTAGTTGGCATTATTATCATGAGCCACTGGATGAATTATTGATTCAGACTGCCATGAAACCTCTATTGGGCAAGCATCATTTAGCAGCTTTCCATCGTGCAGGCTCCAAGCGAAAACATTCTTGGGTAGAAGTACAAGCCGCAGAATGTCATCGTAGCGGGTCATTGCTTCATCTAGAAATTCAAGCAGATGGATTTTTATATGGCATGGTTAGGCTGCTGGTGGGAATGCTAGTACAAGTAGGTGCTGGACAGCGAACCCTGGCGAACTTCACCGAAATTTGGCAAGAAGAACGCCGAGAAGAAGTAAAATATGCCGCACCTGCTCAGGGTTTATGCTTGTTGCGCGTCGGCTATCCTGATTTTCCTTTTTCTTGTGATATTTGGTACGATACCCAGCCCAAATTTAGTTTTTAG
- a CDS encoding DNA-directed RNA polymerase subunit alpha, with amino-acid sequence MAQFQIECVESSTEESRSHYSKFVLEPLERGQGTTVGNALRRVLLSNLEGTAVTAVRIAGVTHEFATVPGVREDVLEILMRMKEVILKSYSSQPQIGRLLVTGPATVTAAHFDLPSEVEVVDPTQYVATLAEGGKLEMEFRIERGKGYRTVERGREEATSLDFLQIDSVFMPVRKVNYSVEEARADGSITKDRLLLEVWTNGSVSPQEALSSAASILVDLFNPLKDISLEPTDIGSDVPDDPTAQIPIEELQLSVRAYNCLKRAQVNSVADLLDFTQEDLLEIKNFGQKSAEEVVEALQRRLGITLPQERSSKHS; translated from the coding sequence GTGGCGCAGTTTCAAATTGAATGTGTAGAGTCAAGTACAGAAGAAAGTCGGAGTCATTACAGTAAGTTTGTCTTAGAACCCCTAGAGCGCGGTCAAGGCACAACTGTGGGTAATGCACTGCGACGGGTGTTGTTGTCCAACTTGGAAGGAACAGCCGTAACCGCAGTGCGAATTGCAGGTGTTACCCACGAGTTTGCCACAGTTCCGGGTGTGCGGGAAGACGTGCTAGAAATCTTGATGAGAATGAAAGAAGTTATTCTCAAGAGCTACTCTTCTCAACCCCAAATTGGTAGATTGCTTGTAACTGGCCCAGCAACAGTTACAGCCGCTCATTTTGATTTGCCTAGTGAAGTTGAAGTAGTTGATCCTACCCAGTATGTTGCGACTCTCGCTGAGGGCGGTAAGCTGGAAATGGAGTTTCGCATCGAACGCGGTAAGGGTTATCGTACCGTAGAACGAGGACGGGAAGAAGCTACTTCTTTGGACTTTTTGCAAATCGACTCGGTATTTATGCCAGTGCGAAAAGTCAACTACAGTGTTGAAGAAGCCCGTGCGGACGGCTCGATTACCAAAGACAGACTGTTATTAGAAGTTTGGACAAATGGCAGTGTCTCTCCCCAAGAAGCACTATCCTCAGCAGCCAGTATTTTGGTAGATTTATTCAACCCACTGAAGGATATTTCTTTAGAACCAACAGATATTGGTTCTGATGTTCCAGACGACCCAACTGCTCAAATTCCTATCGAAGAATTGCAACTTTCTGTGCGGGCATACAACTGTCTCAAACGCGCACAAGTTAATTCTGTGGCAGACTTGTTGGACTTTACCCAAGAAGATTTGCTAGAAATCAAAAACTTTGGTCAAAAATCGGCGGAAGAGGTTGTGGAAGCGTTGCAACGACGCTTGGGTATTACCTTACCGCAGGAAAGAAGCTCCAAACACAGCTAA